In Deinococcus ficus, a single genomic region encodes these proteins:
- a CDS encoding ATP-binding protein — protein sequence MECLPRSCGWWAAALRAYHRCKQVLHQELGADPSPDTQQLARAIDQGTLERTAARPQARIPLSVLRPPTLVGRAAVWAQMEDAWAQGLGIMIEGDPGSGKSRLAQDFLRSRGDHQILYFQGRPGDADVPYATHARNYRQTLAANPDLPLPAWVVRELARMLPELGEAPPPMTTEADKRRFYEAKYEVVRLVAERGPVIICTDDVQFMDEPSIEAGAYVGSRFWGDTNTMLRCLYCHRTGALPPYSAALLDSMYAAGVVVPIHLPPLEEPAVRELLAELGLQGGDGVVSQVARATQGNVQFVLETVKAMYERGGDVQPPAGAKSGIAEMIGERLPRLSPGALQAARAAAVLRRDFTLELVTQTLGTGLLDTVTAWEELEAAQVVAGEAFSHDLVLETVLAGTPPTIRRALHRSAARVLASAGAHPARVAAHWEDGEDQRQAAPWLLRAAQAAADSLRLTEARELYVRAEAACTQTGEAAMAATCPQALQDLAARTVPAS from the coding sequence GTGGAGTGCCTCCCACGCTCGTGCGGATGGTGGGCCGCGGCCTTGCGGGCCTACCACCGCTGCAAACAGGTCCTGCATCAGGAGCTCGGCGCCGACCCCTCGCCCGACACCCAGCAGCTCGCCCGGGCCATTGACCAGGGCACCCTGGAGCGCACGGCCGCCCGGCCGCAGGCGCGAATTCCCCTGAGCGTGCTGCGCCCCCCGACGCTGGTGGGCCGCGCGGCCGTGTGGGCGCAGATGGAAGACGCCTGGGCGCAGGGGCTGGGCATCATGATCGAGGGGGACCCGGGCTCCGGCAAGTCGCGCCTGGCGCAGGACTTCCTGCGCTCCCGGGGCGATCACCAGATCCTCTACTTCCAGGGCCGCCCGGGGGACGCCGACGTGCCGTACGCCACCCACGCCCGCAACTACCGCCAGACGCTCGCCGCCAACCCGGACCTCCCGCTGCCGGCGTGGGTGGTGCGTGAACTTGCGCGCATGCTGCCCGAACTCGGCGAGGCGCCGCCGCCCATGACGACCGAGGCGGACAAACGCCGGTTTTACGAGGCGAAGTACGAGGTGGTGCGGCTCGTGGCGGAGCGCGGCCCGGTGATCATCTGCACGGACGACGTGCAGTTCATGGACGAACCGAGCATCGAGGCGGGCGCGTACGTGGGATCTCGGTTCTGGGGGGACACGAACACCATGCTGCGCTGCCTGTACTGCCACCGCACCGGCGCCCTGCCGCCCTACTCGGCGGCGCTGCTCGACTCCATGTACGCGGCCGGGGTGGTCGTGCCCATTCATCTGCCCCCGCTGGAGGAACCGGCCGTGCGCGAGCTGCTCGCGGAACTCGGCCTGCAGGGCGGCGACGGGGTCGTGAGTCAGGTGGCCCGGGCCACGCAGGGCAACGTGCAGTTCGTGCTCGAGACGGTCAAGGCCATGTACGAGCGCGGCGGTGACGTCCAGCCACCCGCCGGGGCGAAATCCGGCATTGCCGAGATGATCGGGGAGCGCCTCCCCCGGCTCTCCCCGGGCGCCCTGCAGGCCGCTCGGGCCGCCGCGGTTCTCAGGCGCGACTTCACCCTTGAACTCGTCACGCAGACCCTCGGCACCGGCCTGCTGGACACCGTCACCGCCTGGGAGGAACTGGAAGCGGCGCAGGTCGTCGCCGGCGAGGCGTTCAGCCACGACCTGGTGCTGGAAACGGTCCTGGCCGGAACGCCCCCCACCATCCGCCGGGCCCTGCACCGCAGCGCCGCCCGCGTCCTCGCGTCGGCCGGCGCCCACCCGGCCCGCGTGGCCGCTCACTGGGAAGACGGCGAAGACCAGCGCCAGGCCGCCCCGTGGCTGCTGAGGGCCGCACAGGCCGCGGCGGACAGCCTGCGCCTGACCGAGGCGCGCGAGCTCTACGTCCGTGCCGAGGCCGCCTGCACGCAGACCGGCGAGGCGGCCATGGCCGCCACCTGCCCGCAGGCGCTGCAGGACCTCGCCGCCCGGACCGTTCCGGCCTCCTGA
- a CDS encoding serine hydrolase: protein MRPWTTALPLLLLSAAVAQPAETLTPEAALTRLLSAAAPRAEWFAPEFLAQAPLDLVAAQLTGIRQAYGAFLRLDALQGRPLAVYERGTLIVTTAAVDDQGRLTTFGAVPGPAPQATGPAAPAAEVEAVTQVLTRVFQPATVDAALFAPSFLAAVPAAQLQADVAAMRAQFGGFVRVDLTGTRPQVVFERGALTVGALQLDEQGRITALQVAPAAPDVTFGSLDEAMTAFGALRGQVSVLVQDVRTGQAVAALRPERFLAVGSTFKLAILAELGAQVGRGERAWTDEVTLTDADRSLPSGTLQDAPAGSRYALQDLATRMIRDSDNTATDLLLRVVGRARVEARLGQAVMPSTREAFALKNPANVDLLRAYRSAGLDGAARRAVLARAATAPLPGAALFTRGPVARDVEWFESASNLCRLMQEVAGLPATQINPGVANPADFQAVSYKGGSEPGVLNLTTQVTTRAGRTYCVSATWNDARALNDQQFIALYGGVLALLR, encoded by the coding sequence ATGCGCCCCTGGACGACGGCCCTTCCTCTCCTGCTTCTCTCCGCCGCCGTGGCTCAGCCCGCCGAGACGCTTACCCCGGAAGCCGCCCTGACGCGTCTGCTCTCGGCCGCCGCACCCCGCGCGGAGTGGTTCGCGCCCGAATTCCTCGCGCAGGCGCCCCTCGACCTGGTGGCCGCTCAGCTGACGGGCATCCGGCAGGCGTACGGCGCTTTCCTCCGGCTGGACGCCCTGCAGGGCCGCCCGCTGGCGGTGTACGAGCGCGGCACGCTGATCGTCACGACCGCGGCCGTGGATGATCAGGGGCGTCTCACGACGTTCGGCGCGGTGCCCGGCCCGGCCCCGCAGGCGACCGGCCCGGCCGCGCCAGCCGCCGAGGTGGAGGCCGTCACGCAGGTCCTCACGCGGGTGTTCCAGCCGGCCACGGTGGACGCTGCCCTCTTCGCGCCCTCCTTCCTGGCGGCTGTCCCTGCCGCGCAACTGCAGGCGGACGTGGCCGCGATGCGCGCTCAGTTCGGTGGGTTCGTCCGGGTCGACCTGACCGGCACGCGGCCCCAGGTGGTGTTCGAGCGCGGCGCGCTCACCGTCGGGGCGCTGCAACTCGACGAGCAGGGCCGTATCACCGCCTTGCAGGTGGCCCCGGCTGCCCCGGACGTGACGTTCGGGAGCCTGGACGAGGCCATGACCGCCTTCGGGGCCCTGCGGGGCCAGGTCAGCGTGCTGGTGCAGGATGTCCGCACCGGTCAGGCTGTGGCGGCGCTGCGCCCCGAGCGCTTCCTGGCAGTCGGCTCGACGTTCAAGCTCGCCATTCTCGCGGAGCTCGGCGCGCAGGTCGGCCGGGGCGAGCGCGCCTGGACCGACGAGGTCACCCTGACCGACGCGGACCGGAGCCTGCCCAGCGGCACGCTGCAAGACGCCCCGGCCGGCAGCCGCTACGCCCTGCAGGACCTCGCGACCCGCATGATCCGGGACAGCGACAACACCGCCACGGACCTGCTCTTGCGGGTGGTGGGACGCGCCCGCGTGGAGGCCCGGCTGGGACAGGCCGTCATGCCGAGTACCCGCGAGGCGTTCGCGCTGAAAAATCCCGCGAACGTGGACCTGCTGCGCGCCTACCGCAGCGCCGGCCTGGACGGCGCGGCCCGCCGTGCGGTGCTCGCGCGGGCGGCCACGGCGCCACTGCCGGGCGCGGCCCTGTTCACGCGCGGGCCGGTGGCCCGGGACGTGGAGTGGTTCGAGAGCGCCTCGAACCTGTGCCGCCTGATGCAGGAGGTGGCCGGCCTGCCCGCCACGCAGATCAACCCGGGCGTGGCGAACCCCGCGGACTTCCAGGCGGTGAGTTACAAAGGCGGCAGTGAACCCGGCGTGCTGAACCTGACCACGCAGGTCACCACCCGCGCGGGACGCACGTACTGCGTGAGCGCCACCTGGAATGACGCCAGGGCCCTGAACGACCAGCAGTTCATCGCTCTGTACGGCGGCGTGCTGGCGCTGCTGCGCTAG
- a CDS encoding Type 1 glutamine amidotransferase-like domain-containing protein produces MKLLLTSGGVTNARIHTALTELLGKPISEARALCIPTAEYGHPWCTPESAWRFVAGQSPAPMCDLGWASLGLLELTALPSMDRARWVPWVQAADALLVDGGDAMFLAHWMRESGLTELLPSLVDTVWVGVSAGSMVMTPRIGREFVSWPASGGDDRTLGLVDFSVFPHLNHPMMPENTLPAAQRWAANLTGPCYAMDDQTAIRVEGGTVEVVSDGEWVQLTPP; encoded by the coding sequence ATGAAACTGCTGCTCACATCCGGAGGCGTCACCAATGCCCGCATTCACACGGCCCTGACCGAGCTGCTCGGCAAGCCCATCTCGGAAGCCAGGGCGCTGTGCATTCCTACGGCGGAGTACGGGCACCCGTGGTGCACGCCGGAATCCGCGTGGCGGTTCGTGGCCGGGCAGTCGCCCGCGCCGATGTGTGACCTGGGCTGGGCGTCGCTGGGCCTGCTGGAACTCACGGCGCTACCCAGCATGGACCGGGCGCGGTGGGTGCCGTGGGTGCAGGCGGCGGACGCCCTGCTGGTGGACGGTGGGGACGCCATGTTCCTCGCCCACTGGATGCGGGAGTCGGGGCTGACCGAACTCCTGCCGTCACTGGTGGATACGGTGTGGGTGGGCGTCAGCGCCGGCAGCATGGTGATGACCCCTCGCATCGGCCGTGAGTTCGTATCCTGGCCGGCGTCCGGTGGAGATGACCGCACCCTGGGCCTGGTGGACTTCTCGGTCTTTCCCCATCTGAATCACCCGATGATGCCGGAGAACACCCTGCCGGCCGCGCAGCGGTGGGCCGCGAACCTGACCGGGCCGTGTTACGCCATGGACGACCAGACGGCCATTCGCGTCGAGGGCGGGACGGTCGAGGTCGTGTCCGATGGCGAGTGGGTGCAGCTGACGCCCCCTTGA
- a CDS encoding GAF domain-containing protein, translating into MPLSTEEKIQDWLRFVQRLGQTDRPQDVAHAVIHEGIRAIGADGGFMSLLSPSRTELTFAGSYAYAPEAVAFLKSVPLTAQFPFVIAFTRREALFLESLEQARQDYPDLVPHIQNFHGSVVDLPLVVGDEALGVLVLSFAQARSFTAYERVFLRVLAAQCAQALQRSGALHQERRAREQAEALQEQFAFLAAATQTLTTSLDLQATLDALTRLAVPRLADWCAVFLPRGTQLVPVAVAHEDPARVPLVRQFTDHYPVVIEASGGLGEVYRSGTPQLVPAVTEELLRAAGADEAYLRSVRALQIHSMLHVPLTAHGRTAGVLSLATSDATRTFSEADLAVVQDVARRAALAVENAHLYATLQDELAERRRAQQAVTDLNAQLERRVEERTQALAMANANMEAFTYTASHDLRTPVRHVRSFADLLQRRLGDADPRALQLLQQIQEAASRMDELTQGLLDLARVTSMDLDFRPVDLGPLMQKVIEGQAPDIGPRQVQWMVGALPVVQGDERLIRQVFENLVGNAVKYTRDRAEARIEVQAEQTSTEVVVKVADNGVGFDPRWAGKLFGVFQRLNPADGFEGTGVGLATVQRIMHRHGGRVWADGVPGGGATFCVAFPRTPVTADPAP; encoded by the coding sequence ATGCCGCTCAGCACCGAGGAGAAGATTCAGGACTGGCTCCGGTTCGTCCAGCGCCTCGGTCAGACGGACCGGCCGCAGGACGTCGCGCACGCCGTCATCCATGAGGGCATCCGGGCCATTGGTGCCGACGGGGGCTTCATGTCCCTGCTCTCCCCGTCCCGCACGGAGCTCACCTTCGCCGGGTCGTATGCCTACGCACCGGAAGCCGTCGCCTTCCTGAAATCCGTGCCCCTCACCGCCCAGTTTCCCTTCGTGATCGCGTTTACCCGCCGGGAGGCGCTGTTCCTCGAAAGCCTGGAGCAGGCCCGCCAGGACTACCCGGACCTCGTGCCGCACATCCAGAACTTTCACGGCAGCGTCGTGGACCTGCCCCTGGTGGTGGGGGACGAGGCGCTGGGCGTGCTGGTCCTGTCGTTCGCGCAGGCCCGCTCGTTCACGGCGTATGAACGCGTGTTCCTGCGGGTGCTGGCCGCGCAGTGCGCGCAGGCCCTGCAGCGCAGCGGGGCGCTGCACCAGGAACGTCGGGCCCGCGAGCAGGCCGAAGCGCTGCAGGAGCAGTTCGCCTTTCTCGCCGCCGCGACCCAGACGCTGACCACCTCACTGGACCTGCAGGCCACCCTGGACGCCCTGACGCGGCTGGCCGTACCCCGACTGGCGGACTGGTGCGCCGTGTTCCTTCCCCGGGGGACGCAGCTGGTGCCGGTGGCCGTGGCGCACGAGGACCCGGCCCGCGTGCCGCTGGTCCGGCAGTTCACGGACCACTACCCGGTCGTGATCGAGGCCTCAGGCGGCCTGGGCGAGGTCTACCGCAGCGGCACGCCGCAACTCGTTCCGGCCGTGACCGAGGAGCTGCTGCGTGCCGCGGGCGCGGACGAAGCGTACCTCCGTTCGGTCCGGGCGCTGCAGATTCACTCCATGCTGCACGTTCCCCTGACCGCCCACGGCCGCACCGCCGGGGTGCTGAGCCTGGCGACCAGCGACGCCACCCGCACGTTCAGCGAGGCGGACCTCGCGGTGGTGCAGGACGTGGCGCGCCGTGCGGCGCTGGCCGTGGAAAACGCCCACCTCTACGCCACCCTGCAGGACGAACTCGCGGAGCGAAGGCGGGCGCAGCAGGCCGTCACGGACCTCAATGCCCAGCTCGAACGCCGCGTCGAGGAGCGCACCCAGGCCCTGGCGATGGCCAACGCCAACATGGAGGCCTTCACGTACACGGCGTCCCATGACCTGCGCACCCCGGTCCGGCATGTGCGCAGCTTCGCCGATCTGCTGCAGCGCCGCCTGGGGGATGCCGATCCCCGCGCCCTGCAGCTGCTCCAGCAGATCCAGGAGGCAGCCAGCCGCATGGACGAGCTGACCCAGGGCCTCCTGGATCTCGCACGGGTCACCAGCATGGACCTGGATTTCCGGCCCGTGGACCTGGGCCCCCTGATGCAGAAGGTGATTGAGGGCCAGGCGCCGGACATCGGGCCGCGGCAGGTACAGTGGATGGTCGGGGCGCTCCCGGTCGTTCAGGGCGACGAACGCCTGATCCGGCAGGTGTTCGAGAACCTGGTCGGAAACGCCGTGAAGTACACCCGGGACCGCGCCGAGGCCCGCATCGAAGTGCAGGCTGAGCAGACCTCCACCGAGGTCGTCGTGAAAGTCGCCGACAACGGCGTGGGCTTCGATCCCCGCTGGGCCGGCAAGCTCTTCGGGGTGTTCCAGCGGCTCAACCCGGCCGACGGGTTCGAGGGCACCGGGGTGGGGCTGGCCACCGTGCAGCGGATCATGCACCGCCACGGCGGCCGGGTCTGGGCCGACGGGGTGCCGGGCGGCGGCGCCACGTTCTGCGTCGCGTTCCCGCGCACGCCGGTCACGGCCGACCCGGCGCCCTGA
- a CDS encoding carboxypeptidase-like regulatory domain-containing protein, with protein sequence MNTTIRTVTALISLNLTLVALAAPAAPRTISGTVTATGGHSLKGTVVIACPKGDCDSDDVRGVVISSTKSKADFTIKDLGTVPYAIYAIQDNDGDEDISPGDWVDRALLADQPTTSVKVGTTNVKLELVEVKKPASASTPPAKTTSSAPAKPSTPPAPAKPSTSATAQRGYITGRVVNEQGVPLPGVEVVADNTAAYDSNLITHTDAQGNYRIDVRNAPVTFNVTATLPLRYDGSTINVSLLPEDPQVVPGGVGGVRNFVFKPKPVSRQDPYGSLGCVFVEREAGNFDVDPAQVELTLTPVGKLADGTTGSVIKTRLVMSGSGWVAANVMWGTYTVTASMNGQPVELRRRIGGMETYEWGMSYTGGFTWDYQAVRPNMYLELRLPKNR encoded by the coding sequence ATGAACACCACGATCCGAACCGTGACCGCGCTGATCAGCCTGAACCTCACCCTCGTGGCCCTGGCCGCCCCCGCCGCGCCCCGCACCATCAGCGGAACGGTGACCGCCACAGGCGGGCACTCGCTGAAAGGCACCGTCGTCATCGCCTGCCCCAAAGGCGACTGCGACTCCGACGACGTCCGCGGCGTCGTGATCAGCAGCACCAAATCCAAAGCGGACTTCACCATCAAGGACCTCGGCACCGTTCCCTACGCCATCTACGCCATTCAGGACAACGACGGCGACGAGGACATCAGCCCCGGAGACTGGGTGGACCGCGCCCTCCTGGCCGACCAACCCACCACCTCGGTCAAGGTCGGCACCACCAACGTCAAACTCGAACTCGTGGAGGTCAAGAAGCCCGCCTCCGCGTCCACACCTCCGGCCAAGACCACCAGTTCCGCCCCAGCCAAGCCCAGCACCCCCCCTGCCCCGGCGAAACCGTCCACGTCCGCCACCGCGCAGCGTGGGTACATCACGGGGCGGGTGGTGAACGAGCAGGGCGTGCCGCTCCCCGGCGTCGAGGTCGTCGCCGACAACACCGCCGCCTACGACAGCAACCTCATCACCCACACCGACGCCCAGGGCAACTACCGCATCGACGTGCGCAACGCTCCCGTCACCTTCAACGTCACCGCCACCCTCCCGCTGCGCTACGACGGCTCCACCATCAACGTCTCCCTCCTTCCCGAGGACCCGCAGGTCGTGCCGGGCGGGGTGGGCGGCGTGCGGAACTTCGTCTTCAAACCCAAACCCGTCAGCCGGCAGGATCCGTACGGCAGTCTGGGCTGCGTGTTCGTGGAGCGCGAGGCCGGGAACTTCGACGTGGATCCCGCGCAGGTGGAACTGACCCTGACGCCCGTCGGGAAGCTGGCGGACGGCACGACCGGCTCGGTGATCAAGACGCGCCTGGTGATGAGCGGGTCGGGGTGGGTGGCGGCGAACGTGATGTGGGGGACGTACACCGTGACGGCCAGCATGAACGGTCAGCCGGTGGAGTTGCGCCGGCGGATCGGGGGCATGGAGACGTACGAGTGGGGCATGAGTTACACCGGGGGCTTCACCTGGGATTACCAGGCGGTGCGGCCCAACATGTACCTCGAACTTCGCCTCCCCAAAAACCGCTAG
- a CDS encoding DUF4352 domain-containing protein, whose product MRTQVILSALTLALSTAALAGPAATKPAQPVVMGTTQLAGQTAKLGQALTVGKQSPLNFTLLSASYSTGRVLIGTTLLTPKAEEKLLVLRFTAHNPTKQDINLSGLTLTAVDAKDVNHVSYSAFVRAGTTEEYRANLKPAQKVEIVSVVRVPASGVIPKLIVQRGDGPVLRYDLRGVAKAVPAPFADPRDASGATALADAPAKLGSTYAMGRYDMTFKAVTFSKDEMLGRAAPAGKRYVLVDVTMKNAGLDADSPSHYTFGTELVDADGEPVEFWVLAKGSRPEEAINRAVKPGEEYNVRLVFVAPDGVGLGKLTVREQGGHGVVFDVSSVK is encoded by the coding sequence ATGCGAACCCAAGTGATCCTGTCCGCCCTGACCCTCGCCCTGTCCACCGCCGCCCTCGCTGGTCCCGCGGCCACCAAGCCCGCCCAGCCCGTCGTGATGGGCACCACCCAGCTGGCCGGGCAGACCGCCAAGCTCGGGCAGGCCCTCACCGTCGGCAAGCAGAGCCCGCTGAACTTCACTCTGCTCAGCGCCTCCTACAGCACGGGCCGGGTGTTGATCGGCACGACGCTGCTCACGCCGAAAGCCGAGGAGAAACTCCTCGTCCTGCGCTTCACCGCCCACAACCCCACAAAGCAGGACATCAACCTGTCCGGCCTGACCCTCACGGCCGTGGACGCCAAGGACGTCAACCACGTCAGCTATAGCGCGTTCGTGCGTGCCGGCACGACCGAGGAGTACCGGGCGAACCTGAAGCCCGCGCAGAAGGTGGAGATCGTGTCCGTCGTCCGGGTGCCTGCCAGCGGCGTCATTCCCAAACTCATCGTGCAGCGCGGCGACGGTCCGGTCCTGCGCTACGACCTGCGCGGCGTCGCCAAGGCCGTCCCGGCGCCCTTCGCCGATCCCCGCGACGCCAGTGGCGCCACCGCACTGGCAGACGCCCCCGCGAAGCTCGGCAGCACCTACGCCATGGGCCGGTACGACATGACCTTCAAGGCTGTCACCTTCTCCAAGGACGAGATGCTCGGGCGCGCTGCCCCGGCCGGCAAACGCTACGTCCTGGTGGACGTCACCATGAAAAACGCCGGCCTTGACGCCGACAGCCCCTCGCACTACACCTTCGGGACCGAACTGGTGGACGCGGACGGCGAACCGGTCGAGTTCTGGGTGCTCGCCAAGGGCAGCCGCCCTGAGGAGGCCATCAACCGCGCCGTGAAACCCGGCGAGGAGTACAACGTGCGCCTCGTGTTCGTCGCCCCCGACGGCGTGGGCCTCGGAAAACTGACCGTGCGGGAGCAGGGCGGGCACGGCGTGGTCTTCGATGTCAGCAGCGTGAAGTAG
- a CDS encoding MBL fold metallo-hydrolase, producing the protein MLQITNDVTLLPLLGTMVNAYLIGDVLIDAGIRQSAGPLQRMLRGHHLSAHALTHAHPDHQGASHAVCTARQVPLWTSAAEAGAMEAGTLRRAMPRNAVVAAEDQVLTGPAHPVARHLREGDDVYGFEVLETPGHAPGHLCFWRERDRLLIAGDVLVNVRLPTPLTALGEPPRMFTADPERNRTSIRRLAALDPLTVLFGHGPPLRDPDLLHAFVARLPGS; encoded by the coding sequence ATGCTTCAGATCACGAACGACGTCACGCTCCTGCCGCTGCTGGGCACCATGGTGAACGCCTACCTGATCGGCGACGTGCTCATCGACGCCGGCATCCGGCAGTCCGCAGGGCCGCTCCAGCGCATGCTGCGCGGACACCACCTGTCGGCGCACGCCCTCACGCACGCCCACCCGGACCACCAGGGCGCCTCGCACGCCGTGTGTACCGCGCGGCAGGTGCCGCTGTGGACCAGCGCCGCGGAAGCCGGCGCCATGGAAGCTGGCACGCTGCGGCGCGCCATGCCCCGCAACGCGGTGGTCGCCGCCGAGGACCAGGTGCTGACCGGCCCCGCGCACCCGGTCGCGCGGCACCTGCGTGAAGGAGACGACGTGTACGGCTTCGAGGTGCTCGAAACCCCTGGCCACGCGCCCGGGCACCTGTGCTTCTGGCGGGAGCGGGACCGGCTGCTGATCGCCGGGGATGTGCTCGTGAACGTGCGCCTGCCGACGCCCCTGACCGCGCTGGGCGAACCGCCGCGGATGTTCACCGCGGACCCCGAACGCAACCGCACGTCCATCCGGCGCCTCGCGGCCCTGGATCCCCTCACGGTCCTGTTCGGGCACGGCCCGCCCCTGCGGGACCCCGACCTGCTGCACGCCTTCGTGGCGCGGCTGCCCGGCAGCTGA